A genomic window from Bradyrhizobium lupini includes:
- the tmk gene encoding dTMP kinase: MSESAVKWPSGRGRFVTFEGGEGTGKSTQIKKLADRLKAARMRILVTREPGGSPGAEIMRHLVLSGMGKLLGPEAETLLFAAARDDHVHTVIQPALNQGTWVLCDRFADSTRAYQGSLGRVPAALINAMERVTIGDLKPDLTIILDLPVEIGLQRAAARRGSGTPDRFEAEKLGFHQGLREAYRKIAADDPARCVLIDANSDPDTVAGRIWIAMRDRLLPTPATVVSI, from the coding sequence ATGAGTGAAAGCGCGGTAAAGTGGCCGTCCGGACGCGGGCGTTTCGTCACCTTTGAAGGCGGCGAGGGGACAGGCAAGTCGACCCAGATCAAGAAGCTCGCCGACCGTCTCAAGGCTGCCAGGATGCGTATCCTCGTCACGCGCGAGCCGGGCGGCTCGCCGGGCGCCGAGATCATGCGCCATCTGGTGCTGTCAGGCATGGGCAAGCTGCTCGGACCCGAAGCCGAGACGCTGCTGTTCGCGGCCGCCCGCGACGATCATGTCCACACCGTGATCCAGCCAGCGCTCAACCAGGGCACGTGGGTGCTGTGCGACCGCTTCGCCGACTCGACGCGGGCCTATCAGGGCAGCCTCGGCCGCGTGCCGGCCGCGCTGATCAACGCGATGGAGCGGGTCACGATCGGCGATCTCAAGCCGGACCTCACCATCATCCTCGACCTGCCGGTCGAGATCGGCCTGCAGCGCGCGGCCGCGCGCCGCGGCAGCGGCACGCCGGACAGGTTCGAGGCCGAGAAGCTTGGTTTCCATCAGGGCCTGCGCGAAGCCTATCGCAAGATCGCGGCGGACGATCCCGCGCGCTGCGTGCTGATCGACGCCAATTCCGATCCCGACACGGTTGCCGGACGCATCTGGATCGCGATGCGTGATCGCCTGCTCCCGACGCCGGCAACGGTGGTGTCCATATGA